In Aquipuribacter hungaricus, the sequence CCCCGAGCGGCTACTGGGGTCCCTGGGGTCTCGCGTGGTTCAGGGTGGTGGCCTGGAGCGCGACAGGACTGGTGACGGCCCTGCGACCGGTCGCGCACCACGTCATCGGCAACCCGTGGGGACGGCGCGTGCTGCTCCGGCCGCTGTCGCCGGTCCCGGCGCTGCTGCCGGAGATCACCGCCGACGCCACCCACACGTTCGGCAACACCCACGGGTTCCTCCCCGCGCTGCGCCACCTCGGCGGGCGGCGCGACCCCGTCCGCGTGCCCGCCGGGACGGCCGGTCCGCGGCGGGTGAGCATCGTCTGGGGCCGTAGGGACGGGCTGTGCCTGCCCGGGCAGGCGTCGGCCGCCCTCGAGGCGGTCCCGGACGCGACGCTGCACTGGCTCGACGGGTCCGGCCACCTGCCCCCGTGGGACGAGCCGCAGGCCACCGCCGAGCTCCTCCTGCGGGTCACCGGTGCTGTGTCCGCCCCTGATGACAGTCTCGCCTGATGCAGCTGGACACGGTGAGGAACATCAAGCAGG encodes:
- a CDS encoding alpha/beta fold hydrolase, with translation MPLHDTHRVRRSGAGRPMVLVHGLGASFDCWREVEPLLRRHREVVVMDLPGFGAAEPLGGDVSIDAFADHLADLLEDEDLLDADLVGSSMGGEVVLELLRRGVGTGDVVAIAPSGYWGPWGLAWFRVVAWSATGLVTALRPVAHHVIGNPWGRRVLLRPLSPVPALLPEITADATHTFGNTHGFLPALRHLGGRRDPVRVPAGTAGPRRVSIVWGRRDGLCLPGQASAALEAVPDATLHWLDGSGHLPPWDEPQATAELLLRVTGAVSAPDDSLA